The DNA region ATAATAAATTTAAAGCTTAATCGAGCAAGTAAATTGGCGACTAGAAAAACGGATGAAAATAGAATAAGGTGCGGGAGGGTAGTGCTATAAATGAATGCCAATACTGAAACACAGAGCATCCACAGAATTTTATTTAGTGGGTCTACTTTGTGAAGAAAGGAGTTTCCCGGCTGATATTGAAAGCTCATATGGCTTGTTCACCTACAAATCTCATCTCATTTTTAAATTGTTCAATCGTAATAATGCCTTGTTCAAGATGGTTTTTAGTTAATTTTTTCGCTAAGGTTGAAACGGGTGGTTCAAGTAAGGATGCCTTCCGTAATAGCTCATCCTGGAGGAAAAGGTCACGGACGCTCCCATCATAGACCAACTCACTTGAATGCATAACTATCGCCTTTGTTGCCCATTTACAGACAAGGCGGATATCATGGGTAATCATGATAACGGTCTTACCCTGCTGATTCAGTTTGTGGCACAACTCTAATAATTTGGTGGCACTAGCATAATCCTGCCCGGTTGTCGGTTCATCTAATATGACAATGTCTTGTCCAAGAATGAGCGAAGAGACCACACTTAAGCGACGTTTTTCTCCCCCACTTAGCATAAAGGGATTTTTTTCCTTGGAATCTACTAGATTAATAAGTTCTAAAGCACTTAGTCCTTTTTTTACAATCTCATCAGGCAATTTTTCATCCTTTTTCATTCCATTTCGAACCCGCAGACTATAAATCGTTTCGTCAAATACATTGTCTGTTACAAATTGATGTTCCGGGTTTTGAAAAACGAACCCGATTTGTTCGGACATTTCCAAAAGTGACTTCTTTGAAATATCCTGTCCGTTTACAAATACTTTCTTTTTCTTAGGCGGAAGGATCCCCATTAAATGTTTGATTAAGGTTGTTTTTCCAGAACCATTGGTTCCCAAGATGGCAACAAAATCGCCTTTTTTGATGGAAAAACTAACATTATTAAGCGCCTTTGTACCGTTTTTGTAGGTATAATCTAAATTTCGAACAGCGATGACTTCTTCACGGCTGGCTTCTTCTTGTATCACTGCTGTTTGTGAAGGCGTTGATTGCCAGAAACCCTTCATTTGGTTATAGGCAGAATGGATGGATATCGGGAATTCTTTAAAGTTAAAGCCATCCTCAGCTAATGAATAGGCTAATTCTGATACTTCAGGGATCCATAATCCTAAATCCATGAGTTTCTTTCCATCCTTTTGCAGGACTTCAAGTGGGGGAGCATCAGCAATGATTTGTCCTTGATCCATGACAACAAGTCTGTCAACAAGATGGATCAGGTCATCGATTTTACTTTCCACGACCACAATGGTATGCTGCTTTTCCTTGTGGATTTTCTCTAAAAGGTCAAAAATTTCTTTTGTCGCTTGTGGATCAAGGTTTGCCGTTGCATTATCAAATACTAAAATTTTCGGCTGCATCGATAGAATTGCCGCAACACCAACCTTTTGTTTTTGACCGCCAGAAAGCTCAAATACTTTGCGATGTTCAAAGCCAGAAAGACTCACTTCGTTAAGTGAGTCCTTTACACGTTTTTTCACTTCAAAAGGATCGACCATTAGATTTTCTGGGGCAAACGCTACTTCATCTTCTACATAAATATTGCATAGCTGTGCCTCGGGATCTTGGAAAACCATTCCGATACTACTTGCCATATCTTTTAGCTCTAATTCATAGACGTCTTTTCCATCTACAATGACTTCTCCCGCTAATTGGCCGCCAAGGACATTCGGAATAATCCCGTTAAATGTTTGGCATAACGTTGTTTTACCAGCTCCACTTGGTCCTACAAGAAGGACAAACTCACCTGGTTTGACATGGAAGGACACGTCGTTGAGAACGGGACTTTCTTGGTTTTCATATGCATATGTTAAATTTTTAAGTTCAATGGCATAGGTCATTTAGGAACATCTCCTCAGGCAGATTTTTTCGTAGAAATGTTAAACCCATTTAAGATGCCCGTCTTCGATAAGGTATCTCCTAAAATCTTACTAATCCACCCTGAAAGAATGACTCCGCTTAGACAGCGAACAAGGAAAGCGGTAATCATAACCATAACTCCCCAGTTGATATAGCCAAACCAGAATCCGGCGATGACAAACCAAATCGGCATTGAAGTAAAACCAGCAATGGATAAAGTAATAAAGTCATAGCGACGATATTTGAAAAAGGCAAAGGCAACTTCGATTCCGACTCCATATGAAGAGGCGGCAACCATGGAAATTAAACCATTTGGATTTCCGGCAAGAATTTGGACAACCCCACTAATAAGGCAAGTGACTAGAGCTGCACCAGGTTTTCTTATTATGTACATAGCCAATACACCATGAATTGTAAATAAGCCGATAATAACCGATGTTAAAATAGGTCCGCCCATCGCGGTTAAAACTTGATTTAATAATGCTACATAAGTCATAGCAATTCCATGAACGATAGCGAGAATGGCCATTAATACTATATCAAGTGTGCTAAGCCCTTTCTTCTGCTTCTTACCTTTATAAACTGCTGCTGTTGCTTCCATTTTTCTTTTCCCCCTTGTTTTTTCTGCATACTCTCTCTGGTTGTTCCAAATAAAAAAGGTCTAGAAAAGTAGCATTTCTCTACCTTCCAGACCTATAAAGTCAAAGTTATTTTAATATTTCTCACGTTAGATCACGAAAGAGAATATCAAATTTTAGCTACGGCCAAAAATGCCGAAACCATTACTTTAACTCATAGTCTAGTTCTTAATGGGAACTTAGGTAGAGACGCTCAGACCATATTACCGAGCTTATATGAGTACGTATTTAATTATTACTATCACAATATAACAAACTATAATTCTGTTTACAACAAAAAAGTGAACGTTTTTTAAAAAAAGTAAAAAATTGTTCGTGTTTTGCGTTGGTTAAATGCAAAATCATTATTGAAATCAGGGTTAAGTTACCTTTTTTGGAGATTGAAGAGTTTCTTTTCAATGCAAGAAGCTGGGGCGGGGGGACCTATAGGAATGAGGGGATAGTCGGTTACTTACTAATTACAAAACTACTCATAGTAGTTTAAGAATATAGGGCGATACCGACTAACCCTGAAAGTAAAATAATATAAACGGGGTTCCAGCGGAGTTTTAATAAGGCAAATAAGGATAATCCAAAGATAATCAAAGTGCTTATAGAACGAAAGGAAATCGCCAGTGTAATCAGGTTATTGGAAAGGGCAAAGCTTATTGCTGCAAAGATAATTAAACTTGTGACAATGGGCTTTAATCCATAAAACATAGATTCAACAACTGGATTATGATGTAACTTAATAAAAAAAGTAGCGACCGTAATAACCAAAATAATCGAGGGAAGCAGCATCGCGAGGGCAGAAACGATGGCTCCGTTAAGCCCGGCTGCGGAATAGCCAACTAGAATCGCACTATTGGCTGCGATGGGACCTGGAGACATTCCGGCAATAGCAATCATATTTGTTAAGCTTTCCGCAGACATCCATCCGTATTCTGTAGCTGCTGATTCAATAAAAGGCATCATCGCATATCCCCCGCCAAAGGAGACAAAGCCCATTAAAAAAAACGTTTGAAATAATTCCCATAATACCATTCTTATCTCTCCTTGTTCTTAGATGCCAGCGCCCATATAATAATCGGGATTGTTTGTCGGATCTTCTTCCTCTTTTTGTTTTAAATCGACGGTATAGCCGATTTTTCTTTTAATATGGACAATTATGATACCTATTAGAGCTCCAATCAGAATGGCAACTGCAGGATGGATGAAAAATAATGAAGGAACCCCCAGGAGCACAATGAAGAATGTGGTTTTATCGACAATGGCTGTTTTGCCGATTTTGATTGCAGCATAAACAATGATGGCGACAATGGTCACTCTTATCGAGATAAAGGCTGCTTCTAACTTTGGATTATCTTGGATATGGAAATAGGATATCCCTAACAGTAAAACAATGATAAAAGTTGGCAACGAAACACCAATCATCGCTGCGAGTGCCCCTTTTTTTCCACCAATTCTGTGACCAATGAATGTTGCTGCGTTAACAGCAACTGCTCCTGGGATGGTTTGAGATAAGGCAATGATTTCCGTAATATCGGTGCTTGTTAACCATTTCCTCCTTTCGACGATCTCCTTTACGATTAAAGGGATCATTGCATAGCCCCCGCCAAACGTCACCGGACTAATCTTAAAAAAGGTCCAAAAAATTTGAAACAACATTCTCCACTTCACCTTCATTTTTATCCTTCTTTCTCTCTATCTATCTATGTAATGAAAACGGACATTTTAGTAAAAATCATCTACTAAACACTCTATATAATACGTTACCAAAAGAAGGTAGATGGGTAAATAGCAAGAAATGTAAGTTATAGGTCTTTTCGCAGTACCTTTTTGGTGCCTGTCAC from Neobacillus sp. FSL H8-0543 includes:
- a CDS encoding ABC transporter ATP-binding protein, with translation MTYAIELKNLTYAYENQESPVLNDVSFHVKPGEFVLLVGPSGAGKTTLCQTFNGIIPNVLGGQLAGEVIVDGKDVYELELKDMASSIGMVFQDPEAQLCNIYVEDEVAFAPENLMVDPFEVKKRVKDSLNEVSLSGFEHRKVFELSGGQKQKVGVAAILSMQPKILVFDNATANLDPQATKEIFDLLEKIHKEKQHTIVVVESKIDDLIHLVDRLVVMDQGQIIADAPPLEVLQKDGKKLMDLGLWIPEVSELAYSLAEDGFNFKEFPISIHSAYNQMKGFWQSTPSQTAVIQEEASREEVIAVRNLDYTYKNGTKALNNVSFSIKKGDFVAILGTNGSGKTTLIKHLMGILPPKKKKVFVNGQDISKKSLLEMSEQIGFVFQNPEHQFVTDNVFDETIYSLRVRNGMKKDEKLPDEIVKKGLSALELINLVDSKEKNPFMLSGGEKRRLSVVSSLILGQDIVILDEPTTGQDYASATKLLELCHKLNQQGKTVIMITHDIRLVCKWATKAIVMHSSELVYDGSVRDLFLQDELLRKASLLEPPVSTLAKKLTKNHLEQGIITIEQFKNEMRFVGEQAI
- a CDS encoding ECF transporter S component, which codes for MEATAAVYKGKKQKKGLSTLDIVLMAILAIVHGIAMTYVALLNQVLTAMGGPILTSVIIGLFTIHGVLAMYIIRKPGAALVTCLISGVVQILAGNPNGLISMVAASSYGVGIEVAFAFFKYRRYDFITLSIAGFTSMPIWFVIAGFWFGYINWGVMVMITAFLVRCLSGVILSGWISKILGDTLSKTGILNGFNISTKKSA
- a CDS encoding chromate transporter, which encodes MVLWELFQTFFLMGFVSFGGGYAMMPFIESAATEYGWMSAESLTNMIAIAGMSPGPIAANSAILVGYSAAGLNGAIVSALAMLLPSIILVITVATFFIKLHHNPVVESMFYGLKPIVTSLIIFAAISFALSNNLITLAISFRSISTLIIFGLSLFALLKLRWNPVYIILLSGLVGIALYS
- a CDS encoding chromate transporter, with the translated sequence MLFQIFWTFFKISPVTFGGGYAMIPLIVKEIVERRKWLTSTDITEIIALSQTIPGAVAVNAATFIGHRIGGKKGALAAMIGVSLPTFIIVLLLGISYFHIQDNPKLEAAFISIRVTIVAIIVYAAIKIGKTAIVDKTTFFIVLLGVPSLFFIHPAVAILIGALIGIIIVHIKRKIGYTVDLKQKEEEDPTNNPDYYMGAGI